One Thermoanaerobacterales bacterium genomic window, AAGACCTCGCGTTCCAGCTTGGCGACGGCCCGGTTGACCTTGGCGAAAGCGGTGCATTCGGAGATGTAGCTCTCCATCTCGTCGCGGATGACCTTGGCTTCGGCGAGCTGGCTGTAGGCCGTGCGGAAAAGGCGCGCCACCCGCCGGTTGGCGGCCAGGATATGTTCCTTGTCGGCTCTCAGCTTCCCTTCGTCCCAGTAGTCCCCAAGATGGATGATCTCGTCCACCGCTCCGGGGTTCTTCGGGTCGACGATGTGCGGGGCGGTGCCGTCGATGAGCGCGACGCCGATGGCCGGGATAACCACTCCGTCCAGGGAGCCGTTATCGGATGAGCAGCAGTGATGCTCGATGTCGTACCCGCGCTGGAGCATTTCCTCGCCGATCCAGTGCATGAAGGTCGACTTGCCCACGCCCGGCCCGCCCTTGATGACCAGGATGCGGGTGGCGTCGGGGGTGATGATGTGGTCGTAATACGAGTAGAAACCCTTGCAGGTGTTGCCGCCCGGGAAAACTTTCTTTAACCCGCCTCTCGGCATTGCATAATCCTCCTTTACGGTGTCCGCCGTTCGTATCTTTATCTCCATCCGGGTAGTAGTAGGTACTTAATTCCTATGAGGAACGTTGCCGAACCTTTCACCGGAAAGGAAGATAGGGTCATGGATGATACTTCCTTGGGCGACTCATCGAATGACCACCCCGTACTCCCGGAGCCATAAGTCGACCTGGGCCAGGTAGGCCAGCAGCTGCGGGCCGGTCATGAGCTGGCCGTACCAGGGGATGTTAAGGCTTTCCGCCAAGCGGGCGACATCCCGTACGGCCTCCACGTTGACCAGAGACCGCAGGGGCGAGGCGGGGTCTTCGAGGATGCGCAGGACCCAGTTGCGGACAGCGTCCAGGTAGGCCGGATGATGCGTCTTCGGGTAGGGGCTCTTGCGTCGCCCCAGAACGTCGTTGGGGAGGACGCCGGCCAGCGCCCGCCGCAGGAGACCCTTGGCCCTTCCGTCACAGCTTTTTATCACCCACGGGACATTCCAGACATACTGGACCAGGCGGTGGTCGCAGTAAGGCACCCGGACCTCCAGCCCGACGGCCATGCTCATGCGGTCCTTGCGGTCGAGGAGCGTGGGCATAAACCTGGTCAGGCTCAGGTAGGAAATCTCGCGAATGCGCGCCTCGCGGGGGTCCTCCCCCGGGAGGCGGGGCACCTCGGACAAGGCCTCATGGTAGCGTTCGGCCATATACTCCTCCGGGCGGATAAGGGCGGCCAGCTCGGGCGAGAGCAGGCGCGCCCGCTCCCGCGTCATCCGTGCCCAGGGGAAAGCGCTGTCAGCATTCAGGTCTTCCTCCCGGCGGAACCAGGGGTAGCCGCCGAAGACCTCGTCGGCGGCCTCGCCGGAGAGGGCGACGGTGGCCTCCCGCTTCACCTCCCGGCAGAAGAGATACAGCGAAGAGTCGACGTCGGCCATCCCGGGCAGGTCCCGGGCGCGGACCACCACCTTTAAGGCCTCGGCCAGTTCGGGGGTATCGATCAGGACCGTCCGGTGGCGTGTACCAAGAAAGGCCGAGACCCGGCGTGTCCAGGGAGCGTCGGCGTCCGGCTGGAACTCGTTGGGGGCGAAGTAACGGTCGTTCTCGGCATAGTCGACGGAGTAGGTGTGGACCGCTCCGAAACCGGCCCGGGTGAAGGCTTCGGCGGCGAAGGCGGTGACGGCGCTGGAGTCCAGTCCCCCGGAGAGCAAGACGCAGACCGGGACATCGGCGACGAGCTGCCGTTCCACCGTGTCCCGGAGTAGATCCCGGACATGGGCGACGGTGGCTTCCAGACCGTCCCCGTGGGGCCGGCTCTCAAGGGTCCAGTAGCGGTGGTGGTGCAGGCCCTTCCGGTCAAAAAGAAGCCAGCACCCCGGCTTGACCTCCGCGACGTTCTGAAAGACACCGTGTCCCGGTGTACGCCCCGGGCCCATGACGAAGATCTCGGCCAGCCCTTCGGCGTCCACCGCCGGCTCGACCGCCGGGTGGGCGAGGAGGGCCTTCAGCTCGGAACCGAAGAGCAGGCCATGGCCTCGCTTCGCATAGAAAAGGGGTTTCACGCCCAGCCGGTCGCGGGCCAGAAACAGGCTTTGGCTCTTCTCACTCCAGACGCCGAAGGCGAAGATCCCGTTCAGCCGTTCGACGCATCCCGGTCCCCATTCGATATAGGCGGTGAGGAGTACTTCGGTATCCGAGTGTCCCTGGAAGGTATACCCCCGCACGTCCAGTTCCCGTCGCAGGTCGGGTGTGTTATAAAGCTCACCGTTATAGACGATGACAAAAGCGTCTTTACCCCGGCGGCGGACCATCGGCTGGCCCCCGCCGGCCGGGTCGACCACCACCAGCCGCCGGTGGGCCAGGCCGGCATGGGGCGAAAGCCAGATCCCACCGTCATCCGGCCCGCGGCAGGCCAGGGTCGCGCCCATGGCCTCCACGACATCCCTCTCCTGTGTAAGGTCCAGTTCCCAGTCGATCCAACCCGCGATCCCGCACATTACGCTCCATCCCTCCATTGCTCCGGAAAACAAGAGGCGCCATGAGTGGGGTACACTCATGGCGCCCTTGCCATGGGTCATCGCTTGACTCCGTCGTTACTCACATCCTATGAAGGCGGGCGCCCCTCT contains:
- the asnB gene encoding asparagine synthase (glutamine-hydrolyzing); translated protein: MCGIAGWIDWELDLTQERDVVEAMGATLACRGPDDGGIWLSPHAGLAHRRLVVVDPAGGGQPMVRRRGKDAFVIVYNGELYNTPDLRRELDVRGYTFQGHSDTEVLLTAYIEWGPGCVERLNGIFAFGVWSEKSQSLFLARDRLGVKPLFYAKRGHGLLFGSELKALLAHPAVEPAVDAEGLAEIFVMGPGRTPGHGVFQNVAEVKPGCWLLFDRKGLHHHRYWTLESRPHGDGLEATVAHVRDLLRDTVERQLVADVPVCVLLSGGLDSSAVTAFAAEAFTRAGFGAVHTYSVDYAENDRYFAPNEFQPDADAPWTRRVSAFLGTRHRTVLIDTPELAEALKVVVRARDLPGMADVDSSLYLFCREVKREATVALSGEAADEVFGGYPWFRREEDLNADSAFPWARMTRERARLLSPELAALIRPEEYMAERYHEALSEVPRLPGEDPREARIREISYLSLTRFMPTLLDRKDRMSMAVGLEVRVPYCDHRLVQYVWNVPWVIKSCDGRAKGLLRRALAGVLPNDVLGRRKSPYPKTHHPAYLDAVRNWVLRILEDPASPLRSLVNVEAVRDVARLAESLNIPWYGQLMTGPQLLAYLAQVDLWLREYGVVIR